A single window of Corythoichthys intestinalis isolate RoL2023-P3 chromosome 21, ASM3026506v1, whole genome shotgun sequence DNA harbors:
- the LOC130909591 gene encoding D(5)-like dopamine receptor: MPWRAVSEVAGAWLFGRFCDTWVAFDIMCSTASILNLCIISMDRYWAISSPFRYERKMTRRFAFVMIGVAWTLSILISFIPVQLNWHRDARVNFTDGEDDSGPPDDCNASLNRTYAIASSLISFYIPVLIMVGTYTRIFRIAQTQIRRISSLERAPAPCAAPRASTQDESALKSSFKRETKVLKTLSIIMGVFVFCWLPFFVLNCVVPFCEANAPDAPPCVSDTTFSIFVWFGWANSSLNPVIYAFNADFRKAFSTILGCNRLCSSSAVEAVDFSNEMVSYHHDTTMHKEAVAPPAGPQQKFDRVSVVSDDSRTRADPLLPTALQSQCEAADISLEMTPFSVPGQVPDL, translated from the coding sequence ATGCCGTGGCGCGCCGTGTCCGAGGTGGCGGGCGCGTGGCTCTTCGGTCGATTCTGTGACACGTGGGTGGCTTTTGACATCATGTGCTCCACGGCGTCCATTCTCAACCTGTGTATCATCAGCATGGACCGCTACTGGGCCATCTCCAGCCCGTTTCGCTATGAGCGCAAAATGACGCGCCGGTTCGCCTTCGTCATGATCGGCGTGGCTTGGACGCTTTCCATCCTCATCTCGTTCATCCCGGTGCAGCTCAATTGGCACCGGGACGCGCGCGTCAACTTCACGGACGGCGAGGACGACTCAGGGCCGCCCGACGACTGTAACGCCAGTCTCAACCGGACGTACGCCATCGCGTCGTCCCTCATCAGCTTCTATATCCCCGTACTCATTATGGTGGGCACGTACACGCGCATCTTCCGAATCGCGCAGACGCAAATCCGCCGCATCTCGTCACTGGAGCGTGCGCCAGCACCATGCGCAGCTCCGCGCGCGTCCACGCAAGATGAGAGCGCTCTGAAAAGTTCTTTCAAGAGGGAGACCAAAGTGCTGAAGACGCTGTCCATCATCATGGGCGTATTCGTCTTCTGCTGGTTGCCCTTCTTCGTCCTCAATTGCGTGGTTCCTTTCTGCGAGGCCAACGCACCCGACGCCCCGCCATGCGTCAGTGACACCACCTTCAGCATCTTTGTGTGGTTCGGCTGGGCCAACTCGTCGCTCAATCCGGTCATCTATGCCTTCAACGCCGATTTCCGCAAAGCCTTCTCCACCATCCTGGGATGTAACCGCCTTTGCTCCAGCTCGGCCGTGGAGGCGGTGGACTTCAGCAATGAGATGGTGTCCTACCACCATGATACTACCATGCACAAGGAGGCCGTCGCCCCGCCGGCTGGGCCCCAGCAGAAATTTGACCGAGTCTCAGTGGTGTCCGACGACTCTCGGACTCGCGCCGACCCTCTGCTCCCAACAGCCCTGCAGAGCCAATGTGAGGCTGCAGACATCTCTTTGGAAATGACGCCCTTCTCAGTTCCCGGTCAGGTGCCGGACTTGTAA